In a single window of the Cygnus olor isolate bCygOlo1 chromosome 5, bCygOlo1.pri.v2, whole genome shotgun sequence genome:
- the ARHGAP5 gene encoding rho GTPase-activating protein 5 isoform X1, which produces MMAKNKEPRPPSYAVSVVGLSGTEKDKGNCGVGKSCLCNRFVRSKADEYYPEHTSVLSTIDFGGRVVNNDHFLYWGDVTQSGEDGIECRIHVIEQTEFIDDQTFLPHRSTNLQPYIKRAAASKLQSAEKLMYICTDQLGLEQDFEQKQMPEGKLSIDGFLLCIDVSQGCNRKFDDQLKFVNNLYIQLSKSKKPIIIAATKCDECVDHYLREVQAFASNKKNLVVVETSARFNVNVETCFTALVQMMDKTRGKPKIIPYLDAYKTQRQLVVTATDKFEKLVQTVRDYHATWKTVSNKLKNHPDYEEYINLEGTKKAKNTFSKHIEQLKQEHIRKRKEEYINALPRALNTLLSNLDEIEHLSWSEALKLIEKRPDFQSCFVVLEKTPWDETDHIDKVNDRRIPFDLLTTLEAEKVYQNHVQHLISEKRRVEMKEKFKKTLEKIQFISPGQPWEEVICFVMEDEAFKYITDADSKEVYGRHQREIVEKAKEEFQEMLFEHSELFYDLDLNATPSSDKMSEIHAVLSEEPRYKALQKLAPDRESLLLKHIGFVYHPTKETCLSGQNCMDIKVEQLLANSLLQLDHGRSNLYHDSANIDKVNLFILGKDGLAQELANEIRTQSTDDEYALDGKIYELDLRPVDAKSPYLLTQLWTSTFKPHGCFCVFNSIESLNFIGECIAKIRAEASQIRRDKYMANLPFTLILANQRDSVSKNLPILRHQGQQLANKLQCPFVDVPAGTYPRKFNETQIKQALRGVLEAVKHHFDVVSPVPTIKDLSEADLRIVMCAMCGDPFSVDLILSPFLDSHSCSAAQAGQNNSLMLDKIIGEKRRRIQITILSYHSSIGVRKDELVHGYILVYSAKRKASMGMLRAFLSEVQDTIPVQLVAVTDSQADFFENEAIKELMTEGEHIATEITAKFTALYSLSQYHRQTEVFTLFFSDVLEKKNMIESSYMSDSTRETTHTSEDVFSRSPRGSSLDYNYPDSEDDAEGPPPYSPIGDDVRLLPTPSDRSKYRLDLEGNEYPIHSTPLNCHDHERNHKVPPPIKPKPLVPRTNVKKLDPNLLKTIEAGIGKNPRKQPSRMPAAPPEDIDQSDNYAEPIDTIFKHKAFDDIYAVPDDSQNRVIKVRNSIVINAQGDEENGFSDRMSKSHGERRPSKYKYKSKTLFSKAKSYYRRTHSDASDDEAFTTSKTKRKGRHRGSEEDPLLSPVETWKGGIDNPAITSDQELDDKKMKKKTHKGKEDKKQKKKAKAFNPPIRRNWESNYFGMPLQDLVTLEKPIPLFVEKCVQFIEDTGLCTEGLYRVSGNKTDQDNIQKQFDQDHDISLESMEVTVNAVAGALKAFFADLPDPLIPYSLHQELLETSKILDRTERLHELKEIVKKFHPVNYDVFKYVITHLNRVSQQYKTNFMTADNLSICFWPTLMRPDFENREFLSTTKIHQSVIETFIQQCQFFFYNGEIVETPNPVACQPPPSNTVQMVEPMVPLQLPPPLQPQLIQPQLPADPLGII; this is translated from the exons ATGATGGCAAAAAACAAAGAGCCACGTCCCCCATCTTATGCTGTTAGTGTTGTTGGACTGTCTGGAACTGAAAAGGATAAAGGTAACTGTGGAGTTGGAAAGTCGTGTTTGTGCAATAGATTCGTTCGCTCAAAAGCAGATGAATACTATCCTGAGCATACCTCTGTGCTTAGCACAATTGACTTTGGAGGAAGAGTTGTTAACAATGATCACTTTTTGTACTGGGGTGACGTAACACAAAGCGGTGAGGATGGAATTGAGTGCCGAATTCATGTTATTGAACAGACTGAGTTCATTGATGATCAGACTTTCTTGCCTCATCGGAGTACGAACTTACAACCCTATATAAAACGTGCAGCTGCCTCCAAACTGCAGTCAGCAGAAAAACTAATGTACATTTGCACAGATCAGCTAGGCTTGGAGCAAGACTTTGAGCAGAAACAAATGCCTGAAGGGAAATTAAGCATAGATGGTTTTTTACTGTGCATTGATGTAAGCCAAGGATGCAATAGGAAGTTCGATGATCAACTTAAATTTGTGAATAATCTCTACATTCAGCTCTCAAAGTCTAAAAAACCTATAATAATAGCAGCAACAAAATGTGATGAATGTGTGGATCACTATCTGCGAGAAGTTCAGGCGTTTGcttcaaataagaaaaaccTTGTGGTAGTGGAAACATCGGCAAGATTCAATGTCAACGTGGAAACTTGTTTTACTGCACTGGTACAAATGATGGATAAAACTCGTGGTAAACCTAAAATCATCCCCTATCTGGATGCCTATAAAACGCAAAGACAGCTAGTTGTTACAGCAACAGACAAGTTTGAAAAACTTGTCCAAACTGTGAGAGACTATCATGCCACTTGGAAAACCGTTAGTAATAAACTGAAAAACCACCCTGATTATGAAGAGTACATAAATTTGGAAGGAACGAAAAAGgccaaaaatacattttcaaaacacataGAGCAGCTTAAACAGGAGcatattagaaaaagaaaagaagaatatatTAATGCATTGCCAAGAGCTCTTAATACTCTTCTGTCAAATCTTGATGAGATTGAACATTTGAGCTGGTCGGAAGCCTTGAAGTTAATAGAGAAAAGGCCTGACTTCCAGTCCTGTTTTGTGGTGCTTGAAAAAACACCTTGGGATGAAACTGACCATATAGACAAAGTGAATGACAGAAGGATTCCATTTGATCTTCTCACTACGCTAGAGGCAGAAAAAGTTTATCAAAACCACGTGCAGCATCTTATATCTGAAAAACGGAGGGTggaaatgaaggagaaattCAAAAAAACTCTTGAGAAAATCCAGTTCATTTCACCCGGACAGCCATGGGAAGAAGTTATATGTTTTGTAATGGAGGATGAGGCATTCAAATACATCACCGATGCAGACAGCAAGGAAGTGTATGGTAGGCATCAGAGGGAGATTGTTGAAAAAGCCAAAGAGGAGTTTcaggaaatgctttttgaacATTCAGAGCTGTTTTATGACCTGGATCTTAATGCAACGCCAAGTTCAGATAAAATGAGTGAAATTCATGCAGTTCTGAGTGAAGAGCCCAGATACAAAGCTTTACAGAAACTTGCACCTGACAGGGAATCTCTTCTGCTTAAACACATAGGATTTGTTTATCACCCAACTAAAGAAACTTGTCTCAGTGGCCAAAATTGCATGGACATTAAAGTAGAGCAGCTACTTGCCAACAGCCTTCTGCAGCTAGATCATGGCCGTTCAAATTTATACCATGATAGTGCCAATATAGACAAGGttaatcttttcattttgggCAAAGATGGCCTTGCACAAGAATTAGCAAATGAAATTCGGACACAATCCACTGATGATGAATATGCAttagatggaaaaatatatgaattagATCTTAGGCCTGTTGATGCAAAATCCCCATACCTGTTGACTCAGTTGTGGACCTCTACCTTCAAACCACATGgttgtttctgtgtgtttaaCTCCATTGAATCTCTGAATTTTATTGGGGAGTGCATTGCAAAAATAAGGGCTGAAGCATCTCAGATAAGGAGAGACAAGTATATGGCTAATCTTCCATTTACGTTGATACTGGCTAACCAGAGGGACAGTGTTAGCAAGAATCTGCCTATTCTGAGACATCAGGGACAGCAGCTGGCCAACAAATTGCAGTGTCCTTTCGTAGATGTGCCTGCTGGTACATATCCACGTAAATTTAATGAGACCCAAATAAAACAAGCTCTGAGGGGAGTACTGGAAGCAGTTAAACACCACTTTGATGTTGTAAGTCCTGTTCCAACCATTAAAGATCTGTCAGAGGCCGACTTAAGAATTGTGATGTGTGCCATGTGTGGTGATCCATTCAGTGTGGATCTCATTCTGTCACCCTTCCTTGACTCTCACTCCTGTAGTGCTGCTCAGGCTGGCCAGAACAATTCTTTGATGCTTGATAAAATAATAGGTGAAAAGAGGCGCCGCATACAAATCACTATATTATCGTACCACTCTTCGATTGGTGTAAGGAAAGATGAACTCGTTCACGGATATATTCTGGTCTATTCCGCCAAGAGGAAGGCATCCATGGGAATGCTTCGCGCgtttctttctgaagttcaggATACGATTCCTGTCCAGTTAGTGGCTGTTACAGACAGCCAGGCAGACTTTTTTGAGAACGAAGCAATCAAGGAACTCATGACTGAAGGAGAGCACATAGCGACAGAGATTACTGCGAAGTTTACAGCTTTGTATTCATTATCTCAGTATCATCGTCAAACTGAGGTCTTCACGTTGTTCTTCAGTGATGtattagagaagaaaaacatgattgAAAGTTCTTATATGTCAGACAGCACAAGGGAAACAACACACACAAGTGAAGATGTTTTTTCAAGATCTCCCAGAGGAAGTTCCCTTGACTATAACTATCCGGATTCAGAGGATGATGCTGAGGGACCACCGCCTTACAGTCCAATTGGTGATGATGTGAGGTTACTCCCGACGCCCAGTGACCGTTCAAAGTACCGACTGGACTTGGAAGGAAACGAGTATCCTATCCACAGTACGCCCCTCAATTGTCACGACCACGAACGCAACCATAAAGTGCCTCCCCCAATAAAACCGAAACCCCTCGTTCCAagaacaaatgtgaaaaaactGGATCCTAACCTCCTAAAAACAATTGAGGCAGGTATTGGTAAAAATCCCAGGAAACAACCTTCTCGGATGCCTGCAGCGCCGCCAGAAGATATAGACCAATCTGACAATTACGCTGAACCTATTGACACTATTTTCAAACATAAAGCCTTTGATGATATCTATGCAGTTCCGGATGACAGTCAGAATCGTGTTATTAAAGTTCGAAATTCAATTGTTATAAATGCCCAGGGTGATGAAGAAAATGGGTTTTCTGACAGAATGTCTAAAAGTCACGGGGAGAGAAGACCTTCAAAGTACAAATATAAGTCTAAGACACTGTTCAGCAAAGCTAAGTCTTACTATAGGAGAACGCATTCGGATGCAAGTGACGATGAGGCTTTTACCACCtctaaaactaaaagaaaaggaaggcatCGTGGAAGTGAAGAAGACCCGCTGCTTTCACCTGTCGAAACATGGAAGGGTGGCATAGATAATCCTGCTATTACATCAGATCAAGAATTGGatgataaaaaaatgaaaaagaaaactcacaaaggaaaagaagataagAAG cagaagaagaaagctaAGGCATTCAATCCTCCAATCCGTAGAAACTGGGAAAGTAATTACTTTGGGATGCCTCTGCAGGACCTGGTTACACTGGAGAAACCCATACCTCTGTTTGTTGAAAAATGTGTGCAATTCATTGAAGACACAG GATTATGTACTGAAGGCCTGTACCGTGTCAGTGGTAATAAAACAGATCAAGACAACATTCAGAAACAGTTTGATCAAG ATCATGATATCAGTCTAGAGTCTATGGAAGTGACAGTAAATGCTGTGGCTGGGGCTCTTAAAGCTTTCTTTGCAGATTTGCCAGATCCATTAATTCCTTACTCTTTACACCAAGAGTTGTTAGAAACATCAA AGATCCTGGATAGGACAGAACGGCTCCATGAGTTAAAGGAAATTGTGAAGAAGTTCCACCCAGTGAACTACGATGTCTTCAAATATGTGATAACGCATCTAAACAG
- the ARHGAP5 gene encoding rho GTPase-activating protein 5 isoform X2, whose translation MMAKNKEPRPPSYAVSVVGLSGTEKDKGNCGVGKSCLCNRFVRSKADEYYPEHTSVLSTIDFGGRVVNNDHFLYWGDVTQSGEDGIECRIHVIEQTEFIDDQTFLPHRSTNLQPYIKRAAASKLQSAEKLMYICTDQLGLEQDFEQKQMPEGKLSIDGFLLCIDVSQGCNRKFDDQLKFVNNLYIQLSKSKKPIIIAATKCDECVDHYLREVQAFASNKKNLVVVETSARFNVNVETCFTALVQMMDKTRGKPKIIPYLDAYKTQRQLVVTATDKFEKLVQTVRDYHATWKTVSNKLKNHPDYEEYINLEGTKKAKNTFSKHIEQLKQEHIRKRKEEYINALPRALNTLLSNLDEIEHLSWSEALKLIEKRPDFQSCFVVLEKTPWDETDHIDKVNDRRIPFDLLTTLEAEKVYQNHVQHLISEKRRVEMKEKFKKTLEKIQFISPGQPWEEVICFVMEDEAFKYITDADSKEVYGRHQREIVEKAKEEFQEMLFEHSELFYDLDLNATPSSDKMSEIHAVLSEEPRYKALQKLAPDRESLLLKHIGFVYHPTKETCLSGQNCMDIKVEQLLANSLLQLDHGRSNLYHDSANIDKVNLFILGKDGLAQELANEIRTQSTDDEYALDGKIYELDLRPVDAKSPYLLTQLWTSTFKPHGCFCVFNSIESLNFIGECIAKIRAEASQIRRDKYMANLPFTLILANQRDSVSKNLPILRHQGQQLANKLQCPFVDVPAGTYPRKFNETQIKQALRGVLEAVKHHFDVVSPVPTIKDLSEADLRIVMCAMCGDPFSVDLILSPFLDSHSCSAAQAGQNNSLMLDKIIGEKRRRIQITILSYHSSIGVRKDELVHGYILVYSAKRKASMGMLRAFLSEVQDTIPVQLVAVTDSQADFFENEAIKELMTEGEHIATEITAKFTALYSLSQYHRQTEVFTLFFSDVLEKKNMIESSYMSDSTRETTHTSEDVFSRSPRGSSLDYNYPDSEDDAEGPPPYSPIGDDVRLLPTPSDRSKYRLDLEGNEYPIHSTPLNCHDHERNHKVPPPIKPKPLVPRTNVKKLDPNLLKTIEAGIGKNPRKQPSRMPAAPPEDIDQSDNYAEPIDTIFKHKAFDDIYAVPDDSQNRVIKVRNSIVINAQGDEENGFSDRMSKSHGERRPSKYKYKSKTLFSKAKSYYRRTHSDASDDEAFTTSKTKRKGRHRGSEEDPLLSPVETWKGGIDNPAITSDQELDDKKMKKKTHKGKEDKKKKKAKAFNPPIRRNWESNYFGMPLQDLVTLEKPIPLFVEKCVQFIEDTGLCTEGLYRVSGNKTDQDNIQKQFDQDHDISLESMEVTVNAVAGALKAFFADLPDPLIPYSLHQELLETSKILDRTERLHELKEIVKKFHPVNYDVFKYVITHLNRVSQQYKTNFMTADNLSICFWPTLMRPDFENREFLSTTKIHQSVIETFIQQCQFFFYNGEIVETPNPVACQPPPSNTVQMVEPMVPLQLPPPLQPQLIQPQLPADPLGII comes from the exons ATGATGGCAAAAAACAAAGAGCCACGTCCCCCATCTTATGCTGTTAGTGTTGTTGGACTGTCTGGAACTGAAAAGGATAAAGGTAACTGTGGAGTTGGAAAGTCGTGTTTGTGCAATAGATTCGTTCGCTCAAAAGCAGATGAATACTATCCTGAGCATACCTCTGTGCTTAGCACAATTGACTTTGGAGGAAGAGTTGTTAACAATGATCACTTTTTGTACTGGGGTGACGTAACACAAAGCGGTGAGGATGGAATTGAGTGCCGAATTCATGTTATTGAACAGACTGAGTTCATTGATGATCAGACTTTCTTGCCTCATCGGAGTACGAACTTACAACCCTATATAAAACGTGCAGCTGCCTCCAAACTGCAGTCAGCAGAAAAACTAATGTACATTTGCACAGATCAGCTAGGCTTGGAGCAAGACTTTGAGCAGAAACAAATGCCTGAAGGGAAATTAAGCATAGATGGTTTTTTACTGTGCATTGATGTAAGCCAAGGATGCAATAGGAAGTTCGATGATCAACTTAAATTTGTGAATAATCTCTACATTCAGCTCTCAAAGTCTAAAAAACCTATAATAATAGCAGCAACAAAATGTGATGAATGTGTGGATCACTATCTGCGAGAAGTTCAGGCGTTTGcttcaaataagaaaaaccTTGTGGTAGTGGAAACATCGGCAAGATTCAATGTCAACGTGGAAACTTGTTTTACTGCACTGGTACAAATGATGGATAAAACTCGTGGTAAACCTAAAATCATCCCCTATCTGGATGCCTATAAAACGCAAAGACAGCTAGTTGTTACAGCAACAGACAAGTTTGAAAAACTTGTCCAAACTGTGAGAGACTATCATGCCACTTGGAAAACCGTTAGTAATAAACTGAAAAACCACCCTGATTATGAAGAGTACATAAATTTGGAAGGAACGAAAAAGgccaaaaatacattttcaaaacacataGAGCAGCTTAAACAGGAGcatattagaaaaagaaaagaagaatatatTAATGCATTGCCAAGAGCTCTTAATACTCTTCTGTCAAATCTTGATGAGATTGAACATTTGAGCTGGTCGGAAGCCTTGAAGTTAATAGAGAAAAGGCCTGACTTCCAGTCCTGTTTTGTGGTGCTTGAAAAAACACCTTGGGATGAAACTGACCATATAGACAAAGTGAATGACAGAAGGATTCCATTTGATCTTCTCACTACGCTAGAGGCAGAAAAAGTTTATCAAAACCACGTGCAGCATCTTATATCTGAAAAACGGAGGGTggaaatgaaggagaaattCAAAAAAACTCTTGAGAAAATCCAGTTCATTTCACCCGGACAGCCATGGGAAGAAGTTATATGTTTTGTAATGGAGGATGAGGCATTCAAATACATCACCGATGCAGACAGCAAGGAAGTGTATGGTAGGCATCAGAGGGAGATTGTTGAAAAAGCCAAAGAGGAGTTTcaggaaatgctttttgaacATTCAGAGCTGTTTTATGACCTGGATCTTAATGCAACGCCAAGTTCAGATAAAATGAGTGAAATTCATGCAGTTCTGAGTGAAGAGCCCAGATACAAAGCTTTACAGAAACTTGCACCTGACAGGGAATCTCTTCTGCTTAAACACATAGGATTTGTTTATCACCCAACTAAAGAAACTTGTCTCAGTGGCCAAAATTGCATGGACATTAAAGTAGAGCAGCTACTTGCCAACAGCCTTCTGCAGCTAGATCATGGCCGTTCAAATTTATACCATGATAGTGCCAATATAGACAAGGttaatcttttcattttgggCAAAGATGGCCTTGCACAAGAATTAGCAAATGAAATTCGGACACAATCCACTGATGATGAATATGCAttagatggaaaaatatatgaattagATCTTAGGCCTGTTGATGCAAAATCCCCATACCTGTTGACTCAGTTGTGGACCTCTACCTTCAAACCACATGgttgtttctgtgtgtttaaCTCCATTGAATCTCTGAATTTTATTGGGGAGTGCATTGCAAAAATAAGGGCTGAAGCATCTCAGATAAGGAGAGACAAGTATATGGCTAATCTTCCATTTACGTTGATACTGGCTAACCAGAGGGACAGTGTTAGCAAGAATCTGCCTATTCTGAGACATCAGGGACAGCAGCTGGCCAACAAATTGCAGTGTCCTTTCGTAGATGTGCCTGCTGGTACATATCCACGTAAATTTAATGAGACCCAAATAAAACAAGCTCTGAGGGGAGTACTGGAAGCAGTTAAACACCACTTTGATGTTGTAAGTCCTGTTCCAACCATTAAAGATCTGTCAGAGGCCGACTTAAGAATTGTGATGTGTGCCATGTGTGGTGATCCATTCAGTGTGGATCTCATTCTGTCACCCTTCCTTGACTCTCACTCCTGTAGTGCTGCTCAGGCTGGCCAGAACAATTCTTTGATGCTTGATAAAATAATAGGTGAAAAGAGGCGCCGCATACAAATCACTATATTATCGTACCACTCTTCGATTGGTGTAAGGAAAGATGAACTCGTTCACGGATATATTCTGGTCTATTCCGCCAAGAGGAAGGCATCCATGGGAATGCTTCGCGCgtttctttctgaagttcaggATACGATTCCTGTCCAGTTAGTGGCTGTTACAGACAGCCAGGCAGACTTTTTTGAGAACGAAGCAATCAAGGAACTCATGACTGAAGGAGAGCACATAGCGACAGAGATTACTGCGAAGTTTACAGCTTTGTATTCATTATCTCAGTATCATCGTCAAACTGAGGTCTTCACGTTGTTCTTCAGTGATGtattagagaagaaaaacatgattgAAAGTTCTTATATGTCAGACAGCACAAGGGAAACAACACACACAAGTGAAGATGTTTTTTCAAGATCTCCCAGAGGAAGTTCCCTTGACTATAACTATCCGGATTCAGAGGATGATGCTGAGGGACCACCGCCTTACAGTCCAATTGGTGATGATGTGAGGTTACTCCCGACGCCCAGTGACCGTTCAAAGTACCGACTGGACTTGGAAGGAAACGAGTATCCTATCCACAGTACGCCCCTCAATTGTCACGACCACGAACGCAACCATAAAGTGCCTCCCCCAATAAAACCGAAACCCCTCGTTCCAagaacaaatgtgaaaaaactGGATCCTAACCTCCTAAAAACAATTGAGGCAGGTATTGGTAAAAATCCCAGGAAACAACCTTCTCGGATGCCTGCAGCGCCGCCAGAAGATATAGACCAATCTGACAATTACGCTGAACCTATTGACACTATTTTCAAACATAAAGCCTTTGATGATATCTATGCAGTTCCGGATGACAGTCAGAATCGTGTTATTAAAGTTCGAAATTCAATTGTTATAAATGCCCAGGGTGATGAAGAAAATGGGTTTTCTGACAGAATGTCTAAAAGTCACGGGGAGAGAAGACCTTCAAAGTACAAATATAAGTCTAAGACACTGTTCAGCAAAGCTAAGTCTTACTATAGGAGAACGCATTCGGATGCAAGTGACGATGAGGCTTTTACCACCtctaaaactaaaagaaaaggaaggcatCGTGGAAGTGAAGAAGACCCGCTGCTTTCACCTGTCGAAACATGGAAGGGTGGCATAGATAATCCTGCTATTACATCAGATCAAGAATTGGatgataaaaaaatgaaaaagaaaactcacaaaggaaaagaagataagAAG aagaagaaagctaAGGCATTCAATCCTCCAATCCGTAGAAACTGGGAAAGTAATTACTTTGGGATGCCTCTGCAGGACCTGGTTACACTGGAGAAACCCATACCTCTGTTTGTTGAAAAATGTGTGCAATTCATTGAAGACACAG GATTATGTACTGAAGGCCTGTACCGTGTCAGTGGTAATAAAACAGATCAAGACAACATTCAGAAACAGTTTGATCAAG ATCATGATATCAGTCTAGAGTCTATGGAAGTGACAGTAAATGCTGTGGCTGGGGCTCTTAAAGCTTTCTTTGCAGATTTGCCAGATCCATTAATTCCTTACTCTTTACACCAAGAGTTGTTAGAAACATCAA AGATCCTGGATAGGACAGAACGGCTCCATGAGTTAAAGGAAATTGTGAAGAAGTTCCACCCAGTGAACTACGATGTCTTCAAATATGTGATAACGCATCTAAACAG